In the Flavobacterium acetivorans genome, one interval contains:
- the fabV gene encoding enoyl-ACP reductase FabV: MIIEPRMRGFICLTAHPKGCEQNVKNQIEYIKSKGAIEGAKKVLVIGASTGFGLASRITSAFGSGAASIGVFFEKPPLEGKTASPGWYNSAAFENEAHKAGLYAKSINGDAFSNEVKQQTLDLIKKDLGQVDLVIYSLASPVRLHPVTGVLHRSVLKPIGSTFTNKTVDFHSGKVSEVSIEPCSGDDIENTVAVMGGEDWAMWIDALKAENLLAPGATTVAYSYIGPSLTEAVYRKGTIGRAKDHLEATAFTITDSLEDINGKAYVSVNKALVTQASSAIPVIPLYISLLYKIMKEEGIHEGCIEQIQRLYQERLYTGSDVPTDEKGRIRIDDWEMRADVQEKVAKLWEQAVTENLEEIGDLEGYRKDFYNLFGFDFEGVDYKADTTEMVNVSSIA, from the coding sequence ATGATCATAGAACCTAGAATGAGAGGATTTATTTGTTTGACAGCCCACCCAAAAGGATGCGAACAAAATGTTAAAAATCAAATTGAATATATAAAATCCAAAGGCGCTATTGAAGGTGCTAAAAAGGTATTAGTAATTGGAGCTTCAACCGGATTTGGTTTGGCATCCAGAATAACGAGTGCTTTTGGTTCAGGTGCAGCAAGTATTGGTGTATTTTTTGAAAAACCACCTTTGGAAGGAAAAACAGCTTCACCGGGATGGTACAATTCTGCTGCTTTTGAAAATGAAGCGCATAAAGCAGGTTTGTATGCTAAGAGTATCAATGGAGATGCTTTTTCAAATGAAGTGAAGCAACAAACATTAGATCTTATTAAAAAAGACTTAGGTCAAGTAGATTTGGTCATCTATAGTTTGGCTTCTCCTGTGCGTTTGCACCCAGTTACTGGAGTTTTGCATCGTTCAGTGTTGAAACCTATTGGTAGTACTTTTACAAATAAAACAGTAGATTTTCATTCGGGAAAAGTTTCAGAAGTATCAATTGAGCCTTGCAGTGGTGACGATATTGAAAATACGGTTGCTGTAATGGGCGGTGAAGATTGGGCTATGTGGATTGATGCTTTGAAAGCAGAGAATTTATTAGCTCCTGGAGCTACAACAGTTGCTTATTCTTATATTGGGCCATCATTGACTGAGGCAGTTTATAGAAAAGGAACTATCGGTCGCGCCAAAGACCATCTGGAAGCGACTGCTTTTACTATCACTGATAGCTTAGAAGATATTAATGGTAAAGCCTATGTTTCTGTAAATAAAGCATTAGTAACGCAAGCAAGTTCAGCTATTCCGGTTATTCCTTTGTATATTTCTTTATTGTATAAAATCATGAAAGAAGAAGGAATTCATGAAGGTTGTATTGAACAAATCCAGCGTTTATACCAAGAAAGATTGTACACCGGTTCAGATGTTCCTACAGATGAAAAAGGTAGAATTCGTATTGATGATTGGGAAATGCGTGCAGATGTTCAGGAAAAAGTAGCTAAATTATGGGAGCAGGCTGTTACTGAAAATTTAGAAGAAATTGGAGATTTAGAAGGTTACAGAAAAGATTTTTACAACCTTTTTGGTTTTGATTTCGAAGGAGTGGATTATAAAGCCGATACAACTGAAATGGTAAATGTTTCTAGTATTGCTTAA
- the recN gene encoding DNA repair protein RecN yields the protein MITNLSIKNYALIEKLSIDFSKGFSIITGETGAGKSIILGALGLVLGKRADLTSLKNKEEKCIIEAQFEISKYNLEAFFEANDLDYEEDTIIRREILPSGKSRAFINDSPVNLQELQELGLFLIDIHSQQQTQELSDENVQFEIIDAIADVQRDMVAYQSVLKSYKSDKTKLNSLIKKQSESAKEQEYNTFVLNELVEAQLKSGEQEILEADFEKLNNVEIIKEAIDRSLAIANEEQIGVSHNLKEIKASLQKIASFSPEYSSQLERITSLQIEFEDIADELNRCSEKLINDPEQLDLISQKLQLIFNLQKKHQVSSVDELLEIQAKLEDSVFELGNLDGEIAELTTSIEQKSEQLDGLAEAIHQKRLVSIPILSQKLISILETLGMPNVRFNIEVNKTATYFANGKDELQFLFSANKGTDFGLLKKVASGGEMSRIMLAVKAILAQYSKLPTLIFDEIDTGVSGEIAIKMGEIMKEMSLKMQIFAITHLPQIAAKGDAHFKVFKSTVGEETQSELKLLTEEERVVEIAQMLSGTIVSDSALNHAKALLN from the coding sequence ATGATAACCAATCTATCGATAAAAAACTATGCCTTAATAGAAAAATTAAGCATAGATTTCTCTAAAGGATTTTCAATTATTACGGGAGAAACCGGTGCGGGTAAATCAATTATTTTAGGAGCTTTAGGATTGGTTTTGGGAAAAAGAGCCGACTTAACTTCTCTAAAAAATAAAGAAGAAAAGTGTATCATAGAAGCACAGTTTGAAATCTCCAAATACAATTTAGAAGCATTTTTTGAAGCAAATGATCTGGATTATGAAGAGGATACTATCATCAGACGGGAAATTCTTCCTTCGGGGAAATCGAGAGCTTTTATTAATGATAGTCCTGTAAATCTTCAGGAACTTCAGGAATTAGGTCTTTTTTTGATTGATATTCACTCGCAACAGCAAACACAAGAGCTTTCTGATGAAAATGTGCAGTTTGAAATTATAGATGCTATTGCTGATGTACAAAGAGATATGGTCGCATATCAATCGGTTTTAAAAAGTTATAAATCCGATAAAACCAAATTAAATTCCTTGATTAAAAAGCAAAGTGAATCTGCAAAAGAGCAGGAATACAACACTTTTGTTTTAAATGAATTGGTTGAAGCGCAATTGAAATCCGGTGAACAGGAAATTCTGGAAGCTGATTTTGAAAAATTGAATAATGTTGAGATCATCAAAGAAGCCATCGATAGATCTTTGGCTATTGCCAATGAAGAACAAATAGGGGTTTCGCACAACCTAAAAGAGATTAAAGCATCCTTGCAAAAGATTGCTTCCTTTTCGCCCGAATATTCTTCTCAATTAGAAAGAATAACGAGTTTGCAAATAGAATTTGAAGATATTGCCGATGAGCTTAATCGATGTTCAGAGAAGCTGATCAATGATCCGGAACAATTGGATTTAATTAGCCAAAAACTACAGCTCATTTTTAATTTGCAGAAAAAGCATCAGGTTTCGTCTGTTGATGAATTATTGGAAATTCAAGCTAAATTAGAAGATTCGGTTTTTGAATTGGGTAATTTAGATGGCGAAATTGCTGAATTGACTACTTCAATAGAGCAAAAATCCGAACAATTAGATGGATTAGCAGAAGCTATTCATCAAAAGAGATTAGTTTCGATTCCAATATTATCTCAAAAACTAATCAGTATTTTAGAAACTTTAGGAATGCCTAATGTTCGTTTTAATATTGAAGTTAACAAGACAGCAACTTATTTTGCAAACGGAAAAGATGAATTGCAATTCTTGTTTTCGGCTAATAAAGGAACTGATTTTGGTTTGCTTAAAAAGGTAGCTTCTGGCGGAGAAATGTCCAGAATCATGCTGGCAGTCAAAGCAATATTAGCGCAGTATTCTAAACTTCCAACTTTGATTTTTGATGAAATTGACACGGGAGTTTCCGGCGAAATTGCCATAAAAATGGGAGAAATCATGAAGGAGATGAGTCTGAAAATGCAAATCTTTGCCATTACACATTTGCCGCAAATTGCAGCCAAGGGTGATGCTCATTTTAAAGTTTTTAAATCCACTGTTGGAGAAGAGACCCAATCAGAGTTAAAGCTATTAACGGAGGAAGAAAGGGTTGTTGAAATTGCACAAATGCTATCGGGAACTATCGTTTCTGATTCGGCCTTAAATCACGCAAAAGCCTTGTTGAACTAA
- a CDS encoding DUF4835 family protein, whose protein sequence is MNKIITFFLLFAFGLTQAQQLNCTVTVNSQKLSNANQQVFKTLETSLNEFVNKTAWTNQSYSQNEKINCSMYITILSNSSDQFSASIQVQSSRPIYNSSYATPVLNYNDKDFNFQYTEFENLVFNPTVFESNLVSVISFYSYIILGMDEDTFALEGGDPNFEIAQNIANVAQQGGSKGWSQIDGNQNRYFLINDMLSPTFSAVRKTTFDYHSGLDTMSKDLKEAKEKIKTSLLNLGKLNSSKPNAFLTRVFLDAKSDEILSIFSGGPSITVSDLIDSLNKTSPLNSSKWELIKY, encoded by the coding sequence ATGAATAAGATAATTACTTTTTTTTTACTATTTGCATTTGGACTTACACAAGCCCAACAGCTAAATTGTACAGTAACGGTAAATTCTCAAAAATTAAGTAATGCTAATCAACAAGTTTTTAAAACTTTAGAAACTTCGTTGAATGAATTTGTCAATAAAACGGCTTGGACTAATCAAAGCTACAGTCAAAACGAAAAGATAAATTGCTCGATGTATATCACCATTTTATCAAATAGTTCAGATCAATTTTCGGCTTCTATTCAGGTACAATCTTCAAGGCCTATATATAATTCTTCTTATGCTACGCCTGTATTGAATTACAATGACAAAGATTTTAATTTTCAATATACGGAATTCGAGAATTTAGTTTTCAATCCTACTGTTTTTGAATCCAATCTTGTTTCGGTGATTTCTTTCTATAGCTATATAATTTTAGGAATGGACGAAGATACGTTTGCACTTGAAGGAGGTGATCCAAATTTTGAGATAGCACAAAACATTGCCAATGTAGCTCAGCAAGGCGGTTCTAAAGGTTGGAGTCAGATTGATGGAAACCAAAACCGTTATTTCCTTATCAACGACATGCTTTCTCCTACTTTTTCTGCCGTACGTAAAACTACATTTGATTATCATTCCGGTTTAGATACCATGTCTAAAGACTTAAAGGAGGCAAAAGAGAAAATCAAAACTTCCTTGTTGAATTTAGGTAAACTGAATTCTTCGAAGCCCAACGCTTTTTTAACTCGTGTCTTTTTGGATGCCAAATCAGACGAAATTCTTTCCATTTTTTCAGGAGGACCTAGTATTACCGTTTCGGATTTAATAGATAGTTTGAATAAAACATCTCCTCTGAATTCCAGCAAATGGGAATTAATTAAATATTAA